From a single Desulfoplanes formicivorans genomic region:
- a CDS encoding alkaline phosphatase — MNKRTYGCWQSLVTVWMAMVWVMVLPQGAGAANAKYVFLFIGDGMGIAQRALAAKVHDRPLRMDGFPVHGVTSTYAADRFITDSAAAGTALACGRKTNVGMIGMDPEGHPLASLAAMAKDKGMKVGLISSVSLNHSTPAAFYAHVPQRKQYYDISMALAASGFDFLGGGGLIDPDNVRNGATVFQGNAWDVIQDSGYRLVTSKKAFMALEQGCGKVYACNSWLPDHGALPYAIDARSNDISLAEFTAKGIELLDNDDGFFLMVEGGKIDWACHAHDAATAIGEILAFDAAIDAAHAFYTKHPAETLIVVTADHECGGLSLGYAGTGYASLYTLLRRQRLSFQQFHDRVVRPIAMQGMGWETARSSITRHFPLQFEGDPTTNPLVVNDREQEQIRQAFDLSRQKGTGSRHKRRESLAYGGEDPLTVTLTHVLNHKAGLGWATYKHTATPVMTSALGVGAEAFGGYYDNTDIAQYIARSMGLPCTAPLESTSSRAAVVP; from the coding sequence ATGAACAAGCGTACTTATGGCTGTTGGCAAAGTCTGGTGACCGTTTGGATGGCCATGGTGTGGGTGATGGTGCTGCCCCAAGGGGCGGGCGCAGCCAATGCCAAGTATGTGTTTCTTTTTATTGGTGACGGCATGGGGATTGCGCAGCGTGCCCTGGCCGCAAAGGTTCATGACAGGCCCCTGCGCATGGATGGGTTCCCTGTCCACGGAGTGACCTCAACGTATGCTGCAGATCGGTTTATTACCGACTCTGCGGCTGCGGGCACTGCCCTGGCTTGTGGTCGAAAAACCAATGTGGGCATGATCGGCATGGATCCGGAGGGACATCCCCTTGCGTCTCTGGCGGCCATGGCCAAGGACAAGGGAATGAAGGTGGGGCTCATTTCATCCGTATCCCTGAACCACTCGACACCTGCTGCCTTTTACGCCCATGTGCCACAACGCAAACAATATTATGATATCAGCATGGCCCTGGCTGCAAGCGGATTTGATTTTCTGGGCGGAGGAGGACTCATCGATCCTGACAATGTCAGAAATGGCGCTACTGTTTTTCAGGGAAATGCCTGGGACGTGATCCAAGACAGTGGGTATCGCCTGGTCACCAGCAAGAAGGCGTTCATGGCTCTTGAGCAGGGATGCGGCAAGGTCTATGCATGCAACAGCTGGTTGCCGGATCATGGTGCTCTTCCCTATGCCATTGATGCCCGTTCCAATGATATTTCCCTTGCTGAGTTCACGGCCAAGGGCATTGAACTTTTGGACAATGATGATGGATTTTTTCTCATGGTTGAGGGTGGCAAAATCGACTGGGCCTGCCATGCCCATGATGCCGCAACAGCCATTGGTGAGATCCTAGCCTTTGATGCGGCCATTGATGCGGCCCATGCCTTTTATACGAAGCATCCTGCCGAGACCTTGATTGTGGTTACTGCTGATCATGAGTGTGGCGGTTTGAGCCTGGGATACGCAGGTACCGGATACGCATCCCTTTACACGCTTTTGCGCAGGCAACGCCTCTCTTTTCAACAATTCCATGACAGGGTGGTCCGGCCCATCGCGATGCAGGGCATGGGATGGGAAACGGCCAGGTCATCCATTACCCGACATTTTCCCCTGCAATTTGAAGGTGATCCAACTACCAATCCCCTGGTTGTGAACGATCGGGAACAGGAGCAGATCAGGCAGGCCTTTGACCTGAGCAGGCAGAAGGGTACCGGGTCACGCCACAAGCGCCGGGAATCTCTTGCATACGGCGGTGAAGATCCCCTGACCGTCACCCTGACCCATGTTCTCAACCACAAGGCCGGATTGGGCTGGGCCACGTACAAGCACACGGCAACTCCGGTCATGACCTCGGCCCTTGGTGTTGGAGCCGAGGCCTTTGGGGGGTATTACGACAACACCGATATTGCCCAATACATTGCCCGATCCATGGGGCTGCCATGCACCGCGCCCCTGGAGAGCACGTCATCCCGAGCAGCCGTTGTCCCATAA
- a CDS encoding GDSL-type esterase/lipase family protein, which translates to MNRLCSVKMVSLFCLLQFVCIFRAMAFYSPAYSIMPLGDSITRGYGESDSDGMFYNGYRRPLYEALRQEGYDIDFVGLQQDGRFEDPDHESYGGRTADELADNIYDWLQSNPADIVLLHVGTNDITAHQSPEDIVSEVENILDEIERYHSQVMVLVAQIINLVDEDGAEPYRTYTSQFNDLLAEMIQSRIDAGSNLALVNMEHVLNYDAEYPYFYDMRHPSEAGYQKIADTWYWPLKDVLDQSNLPPLEAGEFAADYEWKRLHFERTYVDPVVVVSPMGTSDADPAVVRIRNVNATGCEIRVQAWDYLADDHGPEQVGYMVMEKGTYSLHDGTMISAGYVDTDQCVDFDEVLFAYTFAVTPVVMASVSSTHDGQGVSLRIEDVHNWGFTCKMQEQEGHDQVHDVERIAYIAWEPSNGTLHDISYEVRRVDAAITHIPSSLNFVTPFDGTPVLVGTLQSFAGSDPCTLRWDQRSASAISLYAQEERSLDAEVSHKAEDLGYIALFSKKSGVDADRDGISDSDERNVYGTDPSRMDTDDDGMDDGDEVAYWGDLWNEDNDHDGLIQLLDPDSDNDGDTDGYEINNGYDPLDPASVSQGTVLPVFEAGRITVTGEWQRVDFKQEFNDPVLVAGPLSLAEDEPATLRIRNVESTGFEIMVQEWGYQDNLHAAETVSYLVMERGKYTLDGGVRICADRFVTLASGARQQIDYNQVFSKVPVVFTTINSVNESEAVVGRIADITAYGFEYGLQEEEQSDQTHAQETISYIAWEMSSGIVGNTAFEVGRTDTVITDALSSVPFATTFAAQPGCVAHMQTMLGTDPCNVRAASITTTGMEVLIDEEQSANEETDHPGKESVGYFAFSTDPQDVDSDGDGISNVQEVIYGTNPEYPDSDNDGLLDGEELEYWGTLWDQDADDDGIINLLDPDSDGDGDLDGYEIENGYDPGDANSSSPNQLDLIVAMGEVQLGTTWQRVEFGRTFVQPVVIAGPLSFAENDPGVVRIRNVNATGCEMAIREWAYEDGAHALEDVGFFVMEQGKYTLADGTRVCGGMIDTYGSGLLRFAFNQQFNSVPVVFSSIITENDATPAVGRVGSVTKTGFDYLIQEEEAEDQDHAGERVAYIAWEEFSGTVDGTAFSVLKHPLEVTHSFQVMTFDQSFTLPPVFLATMQTFNGDNPATLRYRNKTSGTVEIKVEEEQSLDTEMDHVGEQVGYMVLPRYMVDEDVDHDGLRNDDETSIYGTNATNPDTDGDGIVDGEERDFWGDAWNLDPDDDGLVNLVDPDSDGDGFLDGYEKLYGYDPQDADSFPPDEGAIVFAFGETTVDSTWKRVTFPKTFRDPVVVAGPMSLQDEAPATVSIRQVNGTGFDVRIKEWMYEDDVHGSETLTYMVMEHGDYVLDDGTRVSAGYEDIQGGESFWVGFGNSCSVVPVVMASVVTEREANPVVGRISGITPQGFTYLLQEEEQSTRIHGAETVAYIAWEPFSGIVGNMAVNVARTGKIMDHGLREATFTRTFAGIPAVVADMQTMQGVNPCNLRYGTKDTGTITLMVKEEQSLDDEMEHVVREEVGFIACSDNPDDVDLDRDGLDNDRETNVLGTRPDDDDTDEDGLPDGEELAYWGDRWDDDIDEDGVINLLDPDADNDGDHDGYELLMGTDPADPLSVSPSSTDVLFEVGEITVGDDWTHVEFTAGFTDPVFVAGPLGSANQAPALVRVRNLNATGCDVRIQTWDYQTQEHGVEQLGYVVMESGKYELADGTRLCAENIDVHDGPGQFFVFNQVFQEVPQVFASIVSHNDAAAVVGRIEQVSQEGFTYLLQEEEAGDQQHASETVSYIAWESFAGMLNGFRFDVGLSDVLLTHEMQECSLGDGFVSPPVLLANMQGIVGPNTANVRHDSKGAASVGLAVVEEQSLDEELDHYGERIAYLACTHASLQVDQDDDGLSNTQETEVYGTDPQDPDSDNDHLNDADELAYWDDAWNEDEDGDGLINLLDPDADNDGDLDGLEIRDGYDPADDNSTEPSMTSMVFETGVLDMDGSWIHVDFKRTYTSPVVVVGPLGHDDPEPATIRVRNVTSTGCDMGIRKWAYQSADHGRESVSYMVMEQGTYVLQDGTMVQAGMAEVSQSSDVGTEVWFPQMSTQAPVVMAALNTDNDSAPCVIRLSGISQQGFTCTLQEEEAADQIHGNESVGYIAWEPSSGVVNRKQFLVGRTGTVVTSSGYGLSWSHAFASSPDFLAIMQSFNGDNPSNVRRDQLTGTRAAIHIDEETSLDSEVVHYNEDVGYMIFGDD; encoded by the coding sequence ATGAATCGATTGTGCTCCGTAAAAATGGTGAGTCTGTTCTGTTTATTGCAATTTGTTTGTATTTTCAGAGCCATGGCCTTTTACTCACCTGCGTATAGCATCATGCCCCTTGGCGACTCCATTACACGGGGATACGGTGAGTCGGACAGTGATGGCATGTTCTACAACGGTTACAGACGCCCCCTGTATGAAGCCTTGCGTCAGGAAGGTTATGATATCGATTTTGTGGGGCTGCAACAGGACGGGCGGTTTGAAGATCCTGATCATGAATCCTATGGGGGTCGGACGGCCGATGAACTGGCCGACAATATCTATGATTGGCTGCAAAGCAATCCTGCGGATATTGTTCTTTTGCATGTGGGAACCAATGACATTACCGCACATCAATCCCCGGAAGATATTGTCTCGGAAGTGGAAAACATTCTGGATGAAATCGAGCGCTATCATTCTCAGGTCATGGTGCTCGTGGCCCAGATCATCAACCTGGTGGATGAGGATGGAGCAGAACCCTACAGGACCTACACCTCACAGTTCAATGACTTACTGGCCGAGATGATTCAGTCACGCATTGATGCAGGCAGTAACCTGGCTCTGGTGAACATGGAGCATGTGCTGAATTATGATGCGGAATATCCCTATTTTTACGACATGCGGCATCCATCGGAAGCCGGGTATCAGAAAATAGCCGACACCTGGTATTGGCCTCTCAAGGATGTCCTTGATCAGTCGAATCTTCCTCCTCTGGAGGCGGGCGAATTTGCTGCCGATTATGAGTGGAAACGCCTTCATTTTGAGCGCACGTATGTTGACCCCGTTGTGGTGGTCAGCCCCATGGGGACCAGCGATGCGGACCCGGCTGTTGTCCGCATTCGAAACGTCAATGCAACGGGATGTGAAATCCGCGTTCAGGCCTGGGATTATCTGGCCGACGATCACGGTCCTGAGCAGGTAGGGTATATGGTCATGGAAAAGGGAACCTATTCCCTGCACGATGGAACCATGATCAGTGCCGGATATGTGGATACGGATCAATGTGTTGATTTTGACGAGGTCCTTTTTGCCTACACCTTTGCCGTGACGCCTGTTGTTATGGCCAGTGTGAGTTCCACCCATGATGGCCAGGGCGTTTCGTTGCGCATAGAAGACGTCCACAACTGGGGATTTACCTGCAAGATGCAGGAGCAGGAAGGTCATGATCAGGTGCATGATGTTGAACGGATTGCCTATATCGCCTGGGAACCTTCCAACGGTACATTGCACGATATTTCTTATGAAGTGCGCCGTGTGGATGCAGCCATTACCCATATCCCGTCTTCCCTGAATTTTGTAACGCCTTTTGACGGTACACCGGTCTTGGTTGGTACGCTGCAGAGTTTTGCGGGATCAGATCCCTGTACTTTAAGATGGGATCAGCGAAGTGCATCAGCCATTTCCCTGTATGCACAGGAAGAGCGTTCCCTTGATGCCGAGGTCAGTCACAAGGCCGAGGATCTGGGCTATATAGCCCTTTTTTCCAAAAAATCCGGAGTGGATGCCGATCGGGACGGCATTTCGGATTCGGATGAGAGAAATGTGTACGGAACCGATCCTTCGCGTATGGATACGGACGATGACGGTATGGATGATGGGGACGAAGTCGCCTATTGGGGCGATTTATGGAATGAGGACAATGACCATGATGGTCTCATCCAGCTTCTTGATCCGGATTCGGACAATGATGGCGACACGGATGGGTACGAGATCAATAACGGGTATGATCCCCTGGATCCGGCATCTGTTTCCCAAGGCACGGTTCTGCCTGTTTTTGAAGCCGGCCGGATCACCGTGACCGGTGAATGGCAGCGGGTGGATTTCAAACAGGAATTCAACGACCCTGTGCTTGTGGCCGGGCCCTTGAGCCTTGCCGAGGATGAGCCGGCAACCCTTCGCATCCGCAATGTGGAAAGTACCGGATTTGAAATTATGGTCCAGGAATGGGGGTATCAGGACAATCTGCATGCAGCGGAAACCGTGTCCTATCTGGTCATGGAACGGGGCAAGTACACCCTGGACGGAGGGGTACGCATATGTGCGGACAGATTTGTCACCCTTGCCTCGGGAGCCAGACAGCAGATCGATTACAATCAGGTTTTCAGCAAGGTTCCCGTGGTGTTCACCACCATCAACAGTGTCAATGAGAGTGAGGCCGTTGTGGGGCGGATTGCCGACATTACCGCCTACGGGTTCGAGTACGGTTTGCAGGAAGAAGAGCAGAGCGATCAGACCCATGCCCAGGAAACTATCTCATACATTGCCTGGGAGATGTCTTCGGGCATCGTGGGCAACACGGCTTTTGAAGTGGGAAGGACGGACACGGTCATTACCGATGCGCTGAGTTCGGTTCCTTTTGCCACGACGTTTGCCGCCCAACCCGGGTGCGTGGCCCATATGCAGACCATGCTCGGGACCGATCCGTGCAATGTGCGGGCTGCCTCCATAACGACGACGGGTATGGAGGTGCTTATTGATGAGGAGCAGTCCGCCAATGAAGAAACCGATCATCCCGGCAAGGAGTCGGTGGGCTATTTTGCCTTTTCCACGGATCCCCAGGATGTGGACAGTGACGGAGACGGCATCTCCAATGTGCAGGAAGTAATATACGGGACGAACCCCGAGTATCCGGACTCTGACAATGACGGCCTGCTTGACGGTGAAGAGCTGGAGTATTGGGGAACATTATGGGACCAGGATGCAGATGATGACGGGATAATCAACCTTCTTGATCCGGATTCTGATGGAGATGGAGATCTGGACGGTTATGAAATCGAAAACGGTTATGACCCCGGGGATGCCAATTCCAGCTCTCCCAACCAGCTGGATCTCATTGTTGCCATGGGAGAGGTCCAGCTGGGGACCACGTGGCAGCGGGTGGAATTCGGGCGTACATTTGTGCAGCCCGTTGTGATTGCCGGCCCCTTGAGTTTTGCGGAAAACGATCCCGGCGTGGTCAGAATCCGCAATGTCAATGCCACGGGGTGTGAAATGGCCATCAGGGAGTGGGCATATGAAGACGGTGCCCACGCCTTGGAGGATGTGGGCTTTTTTGTCATGGAACAGGGCAAATACACCTTGGCCGATGGAACACGGGTTTGCGGCGGCATGATTGATACCTATGGCAGCGGTTTGCTTCGTTTTGCGTTTAATCAGCAATTCAACTCCGTTCCCGTGGTGTTTTCCTCGATCATAACGGAAAATGATGCCACGCCAGCCGTGGGACGAGTGGGAAGTGTGACCAAAACCGGTTTTGACTATCTGATCCAGGAAGAAGAGGCCGAGGATCAGGATCATGCCGGTGAACGGGTAGCCTATATCGCCTGGGAGGAATTTTCTGGTACCGTGGATGGTACGGCTTTCAGCGTGCTCAAACATCCTTTGGAGGTGACTCACTCTTTTCAGGTCATGACCTTTGACCAGTCTTTTACCCTGCCACCGGTATTTTTGGCTACCATGCAGACCTTTAACGGCGACAACCCGGCTACGCTTCGATATCGCAACAAAACGTCCGGCACCGTGGAGATCAAGGTTGAAGAAGAACAGTCCTTGGACACGGAAATGGATCATGTGGGAGAGCAGGTGGGGTACATGGTCCTGCCCCGGTACATGGTCGATGAGGACGTGGACCATGATGGCCTGCGTAACGACGACGAAACCTCCATCTACGGCACCAACGCCACCAATCCCGATACCGATGGCGACGGCATTGTTGACGGCGAGGAACGGGATTTCTGGGGGGATGCCTGGAACCTTGATCCGGATGATGACGGATTGGTCAATCTCGTTGACCCGGACTCGGATGGGGATGGATTTCTGGACGGGTATGAAAAACTGTACGGGTATGACCCCCAGGATGCGGATTCTTTTCCGCCTGATGAGGGAGCCATTGTTTTTGCCTTTGGCGAGACAACAGTAGACAGCACCTGGAAACGAGTCACGTTTCCCAAAACCTTCCGGGATCCGGTGGTTGTTGCCGGCCCCATGAGCTTGCAGGATGAGGCGCCTGCAACCGTAAGTATCCGCCAGGTCAATGGGACGGGCTTTGATGTCCGGATCAAGGAATGGATGTACGAGGATGATGTGCATGGATCCGAGACCTTGACGTACATGGTCATGGAGCATGGTGACTATGTGCTTGATGACGGGACTCGGGTCAGCGCGGGATATGAGGACATTCAGGGCGGGGAGTCCTTTTGGGTTGGTTTTGGCAATTCCTGTTCCGTTGTACCTGTAGTCATGGCATCTGTTGTCACGGAAAGGGAAGCCAATCCTGTTGTGGGCAGAATATCCGGGATTACGCCACAGGGATTCACCTATCTCCTGCAGGAAGAAGAACAAAGCACTCGCATACACGGGGCTGAAACGGTCGCCTACATTGCCTGGGAGCCTTTTTCCGGAATCGTGGGCAATATGGCAGTCAATGTGGCCCGGACCGGGAAGATCATGGATCACGGGTTGCGCGAGGCAACCTTTACCAGGACTTTTGCAGGCATACCCGCTGTGGTGGCCGACATGCAGACGATGCAGGGCGTGAATCCGTGCAATCTGCGGTATGGGACCAAAGATACCGGCACCATCACCCTGATGGTCAAGGAAGAGCAGTCCCTGGATGATGAAATGGAACATGTGGTCAGGGAAGAGGTTGGCTTTATCGCCTGTTCCGATAATCCCGATGACGTGGATCTGGATCGTGACGGACTTGACAATGATCGGGAAACCAATGTGCTCGGAACCCGGCCGGACGACGATGATACCGATGAAGACGGTCTGCCGGATGGTGAAGAACTGGCCTATTGGGGAGATCGTTGGGACGATGATATTGATGAGGACGGTGTCATCAATCTGCTTGATCCGGATGCGGATAATGATGGCGATCATGACGGGTATGAACTGCTCATGGGTACGGATCCTGCCGATCCCTTGTCCGTGTCCCCCAGCAGTACCGATGTGCTGTTCGAGGTTGGTGAAATCACTGTTGGTGATGACTGGACCCATGTGGAGTTTACCGCTGGGTTCACGGATCCCGTTTTTGTGGCAGGCCCCCTGGGCTCCGCCAATCAGGCTCCGGCCCTGGTCCGGGTCAGAAATCTCAATGCAACCGGTTGTGATGTCCGTATCCAGACCTGGGATTATCAGACACAGGAACATGGAGTTGAACAGCTGGGATACGTGGTCATGGAAAGCGGGAAATACGAACTGGCCGATGGCACGCGCCTGTGCGCCGAAAATATTGATGTCCATGACGGACCCGGGCAGTTTTTTGTCTTCAACCAGGTGTTTCAGGAAGTTCCCCAGGTATTTGCTTCCATTGTATCTCACAATGATGCGGCTGCTGTTGTGGGGAGAATCGAGCAGGTGAGTCAGGAGGGATTTACCTATCTTCTCCAGGAAGAAGAGGCCGGTGATCAGCAGCATGCTTCCGAGACGGTTTCATACATTGCCTGGGAAAGCTTCGCCGGTATGCTCAACGGGTTCCGCTTTGATGTCGGCCTTTCCGACGTATTGCTGACCCATGAGATGCAGGAGTGCTCCCTGGGTGATGGCTTTGTCTCGCCTCCGGTGCTTCTTGCCAACATGCAAGGGATAGTTGGCCCGAACACGGCCAATGTGCGACATGACAGCAAAGGGGCTGCATCGGTTGGCCTGGCTGTTGTGGAGGAACAGTCTTTGGATGAGGAATTGGATCATTATGGCGAGCGTATTGCCTATCTGGCATGTACCCATGCTTCCCTTCAGGTGGATCAGGATGATGACGGGCTGTCCAATACCCAGGAAACAGAGGTGTACGGGACCGATCCCCAGGATCCGGATTCGGACAATGATCACCTAAACGATGCGGACGAACTGGCGTATTGGGATGATGCCTGGAATGAGGACGAAGATGGTGATGGCTTGATCAATCTTCTGGATCCTGATGCGGACAATGACGGGGACCTCGACGGTCTTGAAATCAGGGATGGGTATGATCCGGCTGATGACAATTCCACTGAACCCAGCATGACCAGCATGGTTTTTGAAACCGGTGTGCTCGATATGGATGGTTCCTGGATCCATGTGGATTTCAAACGGACCTACACGTCACCTGTTGTGGTTGTGGGTCCTTTGGGCCATGACGATCCTGAGCCGGCCACCATTCGGGTTCGCAATGTGACCTCCACGGGATGCGATATGGGTATCCGGAAATGGGCGTACCAGAGCGCTGACCATGGCAGGGAATCCGTGAGCTACATGGTCATGGAGCAGGGCACCTATGTGCTGCAGGACGGGACCATGGTCCAGGCCGGCATGGCGGAGGTGTCCCAAAGCAGTGACGTCGGTACAGAGGTCTGGTTTCCCCAGATGAGCACGCAGGCTCCGGTTGTCATGGCTGCACTGAACACAGACAATGATTCGGCTCCCTGTGTAATCCGTTTGTCTGGGATTTCCCAGCAGGGATTTACCTGTACCCTTCAGGAAGAAGAGGCTGCGGACCAGATTCATGGCAACGAATCCGTCGGGTATATTGCCTGGGAGCCATCAAGCGGCGTGGTCAACCGCAAGCAATTTCTTGTGGGCAGGACAGGCACGGTGGTGACCAGCTCTGGGTATGGTCTCTCGTGGAGTCATGCGTTTGCCTCCAGTCCGGATTTTTTGGCGATAATGCAGTCGTTTAACGGCGATAATCCATCCAATGTCCGCCGGGATCAACTGACCGGAACCAGGGCCGCCATTCATATCGATGAGGAAACATCGCTGGACAGTGAAGTGGTCCATTACAACGAAGATGTGGGTTACATGATTTTTGGGGATGACTAA